The following are encoded together in the Lathyrus oleraceus cultivar Zhongwan6 chromosome 3, CAAS_Psat_ZW6_1.0, whole genome shotgun sequence genome:
- the LOC127131741 gene encoding uncharacterized protein LOC127131741, which translates to MGDDPYDAFYMPDQLKPKILPDPAADRLRALEKKIKATEGNNIFGSVAMNMRLMSNLVIPTKFKTPDFEKYKGQTWPRSHLVMYFRKMDAHIKNDKLHIHYFQDSLSGASLRWYMSLEKGRIQSWEHLADAFLQLAAQVEPPLSEKEMTGIFVDTLKDPFFDRLVSSATSDFAHLVTIGDRIEKGLRDGKIQGVVATPSASKNYSRGFQKKREGDAKAISRGYKGKQQASYG; encoded by the exons ATGGGAGATGACCCGTACGATGCTTTTTATATGCCTGATCAACTAAAGCCTAAGATTCTTCCAGATCCTGCTGCAGACAGGCTTCGCGCCTTGGAAAAGAAGATCAAAGCTACAGAGGGGAATAATATCTTCGGTTCCGTTGCCATGAACATGCGTCTGATGTCAAATTTGGTCATACCAACTAAATTTAAAACTCctgattttgagaaatacaaaggccAAACTTGGCCAAGAAGTCATCTGGTAATGTACTTCAGAAAAATGGATGCCCATATCAAAAACGACAAGCTGCAtattcactatttccaagacagtttaagTGGAGCATCTctaagatggtacatgagcttagagAAAGGGCGGATCCAAAGTTGGGAACACTTGGCTGATGCATTTCTCC agttggctgctcaggtagagccaccattATCGGAAAAAGAAATGACTGGAATATTTGTAGACACGCTAAAAGACCCTTTCTTTGATAGATTGGTAAGCAGTGCGACATCGGACTTTGCGCATTTGGTGACAATTGGAGATCGCATAGAGAAAGGCTTAAGGGATGGAAAGATCCAAGGAGTTGTGGCAACCCCTAGTGCATCGAAAAATTATTCTAGAGGCTTCCAGAAGAAAAGAGAGGGTGATGCAAAGGCTATATCTAGGGGTTACAAGGGGAAGCAACAAGCTTCATATGGCTAA